The following are from one region of the Gammaproteobacteria bacterium genome:
- the argA gene encoding amino-acid N-acetyltransferase, with product MPTNTIQKTSLANGHDESQFVAWFRGSSPYINAFRGRTFVIMFGGEAVADERFANLIHDVALLNSLGVRLVLVHGARPQIEQRLRASGTAIEYAGGLRVTGDTALTGVKEAVGMLRVEIEALLSMGLANSPMAGARIRAASGNFVAAKPLGVRDGVDYCHTGEVRRIDVEAIRQRLDDGAIVLLSPLGYSPTGEVFNLTAIEVATATAAALNADKLLCLVETGGLMDAHKDLVRQLTLAEAEQWLSTQLVDEGVAAYFNGAVRACRQGVRRAHLVDRHVDGALLLELFTRDGIGTLITSDAYEDTRKATIDDVGGILELIAPLEAEGVLVRRSRERLETEIEHFTVVERDGMIIATAALYPFKAQGMGELACLAVHPAYRNTGRGEALLGYLERIAVQQGIHHLFALTTHTPHWFQERGFQPGEINDLPITRQRMYNYQRKSKVFIKVIQAK from the coding sequence ATGCCAACCAATACTATTCAGAAAACATCCCTGGCCAACGGGCACGACGAATCACAGTTCGTCGCTTGGTTCCGTGGTTCATCCCCCTACATCAACGCCTTCCGTGGCCGCACGTTTGTCATCATGTTCGGGGGCGAGGCGGTGGCGGATGAGCGCTTTGCCAACCTGATTCATGATGTCGCCCTGCTCAACAGCCTGGGGGTGCGCCTGGTGCTGGTGCATGGCGCCCGTCCGCAAATCGAGCAGCGGCTGCGCGCCTCCGGCACCGCCATCGAATATGCCGGCGGCCTGCGGGTTACTGGCGACACAGCGCTGACCGGCGTCAAAGAGGCCGTCGGTATGTTGCGCGTGGAGATTGAGGCGCTGCTGTCGATGGGGCTGGCCAATTCACCAATGGCAGGCGCACGGATTCGCGCAGCGTCGGGCAATTTCGTGGCCGCAAAACCGCTGGGGGTCCGTGACGGGGTCGATTATTGCCATACCGGAGAGGTACGCCGCATCGATGTCGAGGCGATACGGCAGCGTCTGGACGACGGCGCCATTGTGTTGCTCTCGCCACTTGGCTATTCACCCACTGGAGAGGTGTTTAATCTCACCGCCATCGAAGTGGCCACAGCCACGGCGGCGGCACTCAATGCCGACAAGCTGTTGTGCCTGGTGGAAACAGGTGGCCTGATGGATGCGCACAAAGATCTGGTGCGGCAGTTGACGCTGGCCGAGGCGGAACAATGGCTGTCGACGCAACTTGTCGATGAGGGAGTGGCGGCTTACTTTAACGGTGCGGTGCGGGCATGCCGCCAAGGCGTGCGCCGCGCTCATCTGGTCGACAGACATGTCGACGGCGCTCTGCTGCTGGAACTCTTCACCCGCGACGGCATTGGCACGCTGATCACGTCGGACGCCTACGAAGACACACGCAAGGCCACTATTGATGACGTGGGCGGCATTCTGGAGCTGATTGCCCCATTGGAGGCGGAAGGTGTGCTGGTACGCCGTTCTCGCGAACGGCTTGAAACAGAAATCGAGCACTTCACTGTGGTGGAACGCGACGGCATGATTATCGCCACCGCCGCGCTATACCCATTCAAGGCTCAGGGCATGGGCGAACTGGCCTGCCTTGCCGTCCACCCTGCGTATCGCAACACGGGCAGGGGTGAGGCGCTGCTCGGCTATCTCGAACGCATTGCGGTGCAGCAAGGGATACACCATCTGTTTGCACTCACGACACATACTCCCCACTGGTTCCAGGAGCGCGGCTTCCAGCCGGGGGAAATCAACGATCTGCCCATCACACGCCAGCGCATGTACAACTACCAGCGCAAATCAAAGGTATTTATCAAGGTTATACAAGCAAAATGA